In Gemmatimonadota bacterium, the sequence TGCTGATGCTCTCCATCTTCGTGCGGGTGGTGGCGTCGTGGTTCGCGGTCTCGCCCTACGCCAAGCCGATGCGAGTGGTGCACCTCCTGACCGACTGGCTGATCGAACCGCTCCGCAAGGTCATCCCGCCGTTCGGCATGATCGACCTGACCCCGATCGTCGCCTACTTCATGCTCTGGCTGGCGCGCGGCCTGGTCATGAGCTGGCTCTGGCGGGTGGGGTAGCGGGGCCGCCGCCCCGCCCGGCCCACCGCATGCCCCCGATCGATCCCACCCCCGCCGGCATCCGCCTGACCTGTCACGTGCAGCCGCGGGCCTCGCGCACGGAGTGTGCAGGCCGGCACGGCGATGCCCTCAAGATCCGGCTCGCGGCGCCCCCGGTGGACGGCGCGGCCAACGAGGCGCTGCTCCGCTTCCTGGCCGACCGGCTCGGCGTCAGCCGGGGGGCGGTGACCTTGCGCGCGGGGGCGAGCAGCCGGCGCAAGGTGGTCGAGGTGCAGGGGGTGGGACCGGAAACCGCCGCGGCGCGGCTCGAGGTTGGCGATGGGTGACCGTCCGGGTAGATTCCCCGACTGACATTCCAGTCCGTGGTGATTTGCGCCTATTGCAGCCACGTTAAACAACTGCTAAAACGGCCACCCCCCGGGGAGCCGTCGAGGCCCACGGGGATTCTCTTTTGACCCAACCTGCGCCAGCCGCCCGCGCCGACCGCCTGCACCGCCTCCCCGCCCT encodes:
- a CDS encoding DUF167 domain-containing protein, with product MPPIDPTPAGIRLTCHVQPRASRTECAGRHGDALKIRLAAPPVDGAANEALLRFLADRLGVSRGAVTLRAGASSRRKVVEVQGVGPETAAARLEVGDG